AGCATAGCCTTCCTATGCGCTGAAACACACTGTCCTCAGTTGCATTTTGTTGACGTCAGACGCCAACATTCTATTGACATGGGgtctgtccaatcacaaacaagaagtgCCGTCCCACCCtttctgaaatctgaaatgtttttgtgctttcCGAAATGTCCAGAATCCAGATCTCAATCTAACCTCAAACCAAAAATGccaagacaaaagaaaaataaagcaaaagacTATTGCCTCCAAATGAATGATTGCTTTTTAGAAATACTAATGTCAGaaaaagttttcagtgttttgtgaagctgtttgttttagatCAGAGATATTAAACAGCACACATACAAGTTCTATTTAATATATTAAATTGACAAACAGAAATGCAGATTTCTCGATTTTCCATCTGTAACTCAAACTCATACGATTTTTCAAATGTATGTttccaacattttattttgtctctgaACCGGAAGTCAGTCCGCCACCCTACTGTTCCCGCAGGAACAAGGAAATTGAAAACGTTTAGCAGAGGCTGCTGTGAATGAGCTCCACCTCTGCAGGTGGATGTAACCGGCTTTACACTGGAAAAAGGTTTGTCTTCATACATATCATGCAAAATATTGAAAAACGAACCACTGAGCTGTTAAAATGTATCTCGCCTTCGCAGAGGGCAGCGGTTTAAACGTTTTATCGTCCTGCGACGTTAGCCCGCTAGCTAACAGAGGGCTAACCACAGCTATCTATATATGTTGAGAAAGTGAGCGGCAGAAGAGCCAAAAAACTCATGATATCCTGCTTTACTGTCGTCCGTAACAGTGAAAAATAATCTACAATCACGTATTTTAAGTAGTAGGTACAGTGACCGTGTGTGTGCTGCCTTCAGGGTCCAGTGTGTCCAGGCTTCAGGATTGTGTTACAGCTGACACCAACATGGGACTGCTGTCTGACCCAAACAGAAGACGGGCTTTGATCAGCCTGCTCACCCGCCTGAATACCCCAATCTGGTGAGTTATTTGTTCATCTTTAGCATGCAGCGACTCCTGCACAGGCCCAGAGGCCCAAGAGGCCAGAGCCTTTTGTTTTAAGTGATGACACTTCTTATTGGCAAGTCAGTCACACgactacaaagagatgcaaaaagaCCACAACAAGATTTAAACCGGAtaactgagacaaaaaaaataccacaaagAGACTGAAAGGTGCTACAAAAAGATGGGAAGCAGACAAAAAGAggcacaaaatgacaacaaagaggaaaaattacctcaaagtgattaaaaaaagaccacaaaaagatgaaaattgACTACACAAATGCATCACTTGGAGTtgctttgtgtctttctgtcttgcTGCCTTTCTTCTATGGAGGAGGGGCTGGGGGCCTATTGTCTGCTAATCCATCCATGGTTTCTAGTTGGTGAAAGATTGATATGCTAGTGACCTATCAAATGACTCCTTTTTTGATGTCTGTTTGGTATTTTGTTGCAATATACATgctgcacctgtgtgtgtatatgaccTCCATCACTTCCATGTCTCTATCACAGCTTGGTCTGCTACATGGCGGGTGTGGCCTGGTTCATGGGTTTAGCTTTTGAGCCATTCACTTTGCGGACATACATGTCAGAGAATGCTATGGGGTCTACCATGGTGGAGGAGCGGTTTCCAGCAGGGGAGAGGGCGCTGGCCACTGGCAGGGAGTTTGCAGCTCATAAGAAGAAAGTAGGGTAAGTAACATGGTAGCTTAAATATAAGGGCTATAATGAGAAAAAGTCAGTTGTGAAAATTGCAATGCTAAGTCTTGTCAGTGTCACAGGATCTGAAAATTTTCctgatgtgttttctgacatAAGCTGTTACACTAGGCCTTATAGCATTTGCTCTAATGCCTTAAATCTGTGCTGTAGTGTGACCAgttgtttctctgcagtggGATGCCTGTGGATTGGCTGGTGAAGACCATGCAGGCTAGAGGTCTAGAAGTGTTTACCCAGAGCTTCTCTCGCACTCTTCCCTTTCCTGACGAAAACAAAGAGAGATATGTGAGTTTGTGATGGGAGACTTGttacatttttggatgtttctcttcacttttcTGATCTTGGCAAGAGACTGGTTTTAATGCTATTTTTGTACATATTCTGTTTCTCTACTTCATCTCTCACCATCCCTTCAGATGGTGAAAGGCACAAATGTATATGGGATCCTTCGGGCCCCTAGGGCTCCACGGACTGAGGCCCTGGTGCTGAGCGCTCCCTGCAGCCCAGGTGATAACAACCAGGCTGTGGGACTGCTGCTTGGTTTGGCACAGTACTTCAGGAGTGAGTATAGCTCCCACTACCTCCACCACAGTATACCTGCATTTACATGTCTCTGTTTAATGGCTGCTGTTTTCCTAAACAGATCAGATTTACTGGGCCAAGGACATCATTTTCCTCGTGAACGAGCATGATCTGATTGGTATGCAGGCCTGGCTGGAGGGCTACCACCACACCAATACTACAGGTGATCACCAGTCACAAATTATATCAACAAATATCCTTAAAAATATTTAAGTCTTCATTCACTTTGAGAGTCAACATCATTCAACCACTTTCTTTCAGacctgaataaaaacaaaaacagtgaatttCTCTTCTGCAACACCTATTGTAATGGTTCATCCAGGTATGGACTGGTCTCCGCTGCAGGGCCGTGGTGGTTCAATCCAGGCAGCTCTGTCCCTGGAGCTCAGTAGTGATGTCATCACCAGTTTGGACCTGGTACTGGAAGGCCTTAACGGCCAGTTACCCAACCTGGATTTGGCCAACCTCTTCTATGCCTTCTGCCAGAAGATAGGAGTCCTTTGTACCATCCAGGGCAAGGTAAAGTCTTGTTGACACTTATTGGCACTCATTCTCTTTTCTCATGTTTTAGTGATTACTGCAACGTAGGATAGGTCATATTTAGCTTCTATCTGTTTCTATAGCTGCAGAGGAATGACTGGGACAGTGTGTCTGGCTACAGCCATGCAGTCCAGACCATGATGCTGATGGTGATGAAGCAGGCCAGTGGGCGGCCCTGGGGGGACCACGGCCTGTTCCTGCGCTACCACATCGAGGCCGCCACCATCAAAGGCATCAACAGCTTCCGCCAGTACAAGACTGATGCTACCACCATTGGCAGGTCAGAGCAAGGGTCCACTGATTTTTACTTGTGTTTAGGTTTAATGTATATATGTGCTTTATTTTATAGATCACACTTTTTATAAACTGattactgctgtttttgtccGTATGAATATCCAATAGGCTCCTGGAAGGAATGTATCGTAAGCTGAATAATCTCCTGGAGCGTCTGCACCAGTCCTACTTCTTCTACCTCATGCCATCactctctcattttgtctccATTGGTTACTACATGCCTGCTTTTGGCCTGCTCACCGTCATCCTGCTGCTTCGTGTATCCTTTCAGAATTATGTAATTTACTGTTTGATAGGGTTAGATCACTTGTCAGAGGTATGTTGATATGCTTTATTGTCAGATTATACCTTGACAGTGCTACAGGCCTTAGACCTGTGGGTCCAACTTGCGACTCCACCGACAAGAACAGAAGATGGAGTCGCTGACATTGAGCAGGTGAGACGCACATATTTACAGGCAGgtatttaagtatttattcTGCTTGCATTGGTAATTCACcacttttaataaaatatgtttcttcCCAGCAGTCCAGTCCAGGAGTGCTGTCTGTGTTGACTCCCCTGGTGATCAGCCACCTGACTGGAGTAGCTCTGTACACGCTGCCAATCCGTTTTCAGGAGATGGCTGTTGAACACTTCCCGGTGTCTGAGACTGAGGCCGTGGTCCTGACAGCTATTGCTGTTTACACGGCAGGGCTGGCTTTGCCtcataacacacacaggtagCTATTGACACCTGCAGCACCCTTccaattctttttctttttgtacagTTTAAATATGCTTTTGCTGATCTTAAAGACTGTATCATATGCCAAGAGATACAATATTCCAAGCTAACTCTGCAGAGAGTGATTTCAGTACAGTCTCAAAGTAGAAAACTGAAACTTGACAGAGtccacagacacatgcacatttaaGTTACCTTTATAACCTCATGTAACCTGTGTGTAACCTCAGTGTTGATACAGTTTGTGGCCAGATTTTATTTGaaacttctctgttttttcttacaCATCTTCTTACATGTTTAGTTTTTTACTGGCTTATAAAGGGTGATGTGCTTTAAAATGATTCCCACACCTCATGTCACAAGTTCAAAATCTAATTGACCCTTATCTGAGCAGCTGAAAATGACCAAAGAACACTTTAGTTGAGACAGTGGGAAACTTGTGCAACTTCAAGGGCACCGTGATACAAGACATtgagctgtttgttgtgttgtgtgttgcagATTCCTGTCAGGTGAGGGGACAGAGCAGGGCTGGAGAGTGCTGAAGCTGGTGGCGGTGTTGTACTTGGCTGTGCTGCTGGGTTGCACCGCCCTCATCAATTTCTCCCTGGGCTTCATCCTGGCTCTCACCCTGGTGCCCGTAGCGGCCTTCGTCACACCCCACATCCCAAAGTAAGACACGCACACAGATGTTTACAGAGTTGTAGCTCTCTGTACTGACATATGGAAGTAAAACTGaactctcttctccttctccccttAGGGTTCTGTCAGCCTTCATCTTGGTCATCCTCAGCCCAGCCTGCACGCTCCTATTTTCcgtcttttttttccaagagcTACAGGAGATGCCGGTCAGCTTCCAGGACGGCTGGCTGCTCTACCTGTCAGTCATCTCGCAGGGCATCCTGGACCACTTCCTGTACGGCTCTCTGGTCTACCCACTCATAGCCCTGCTGGTCTATCCTTGCTGGCTGCTTTTCTGGAATATCCTCTTCTGGAAGTAGATGCCAGTCACGCAGGACCACTGAAGGCTTTCACAGGGAGAAAAGTCCACTGGGGCGTTCTCAGGTTTGTCATCAGCAGGTGGGAATATGAAGAATGACAGTTATATCAACTGGAGAGATTGGAAAGAAGAGGAATAGCTATTGTTTACTTGGAAAAAGAGCAGTGACTCCCtctttttggacattttgttGATATTTCAGTATCAACTCCAAGTATTTCATTCTTAAAACACTGGAGATGAAGCAGGACATTTTTACAAACTAAGCAGAATTGACTGTATCTTACTAAACATCTCACTTACATATAGTGGCAGAGGGGACGATCTTTTTACAAGTAATGAGGAATGTTATTGTTGGGTtgctttctgtttaaaaaaaaagaaaaaaaagaatttggtGTAAgaatttttttctaaatatttttgtttgtggtacataaagaaaaatactgcactgtttttttatgttgaaTTTCCTTTTACCAGGCAGCACTGTAATGATGGAAAGGTTTAGACAGTACCAATATGGTTTAttctaaaaagtaaaaagtggTGAAACAGAAGAAACCAATTGGTTGGTTAAACCGTCTACTTCCTTTAAGACGTTTATACACCTATCTGTTGAACAAGCCATTAATACATCTAATATTTTTATACTTGTTTTGATAGCTTTGTTTGAaacttgtttattttatatttataaatgccaaaataaaagactgGTAAAAAGTTTAGTTCCCACGTTTGGAGCGTGACATTTCTGTACTGAGATTACAAAATCCTGTTAACATTAACCTCACGTTGGTGCTAGAGGCAAATAAGATAAGTAATCTAGGAACTACGCATGTCTACATCATCAGTCTAGTAGATATTTAACAAGATATGATGGTGGCATGAGAGGAAAAGATAGAGATGGGGGTCATCAAAGTCTAATGAATTTGTCCTCAGGGTACCATGATGCCGTGGCAATCCCTGAAAAATTGAAAGAGAtttcactgaaatacaaaaatgtcaacctgctggtggacTTGAGGAAAAGTAAGGGGAACACTTAAGTCCTTAAGTGACACTGTCAGGGACCCATGAATGAACTAAATTTCCTGGCAAAccatcaaatagttgttgagatgttgCTAGACCTCAGACTCCAGCGGTGGATCAACCAACACGTCGCTAGcaaggcaaaaaacaaaatagcaaATTAATGTTTGCACTGAACGCCTAAAGCTACAAAACAATCAGTGCATCTTTGAAAAATAGACCAATAGATGGAAAAACAGGATTTGTTCAGTTCCATTATGTTTATTCAGCTAATGCAAATTTTTGCAGTATTatgaactgaaaacagatcatTCCATTGCCGTCACAGCTCAGAGGGGATCGAGTAAAATTAGATCAACTGCTAAAATGTACATCAATCAGTCAATGCGTcttgttaaaaataatacaCTTAATACAAtgttataaaaaaataaaagcacttgACAACCCTGTAAACACGACATTCCTGTTCATTCTCCatggctttcttttttttttttttacatttcctaACTTACTTTGGCACCAACAGATGACATACTTGAACAGAACAGGGTATTGCACAAGGCTTCAACTTTCCTCTCACTTCACAGTTGGCAGAAACTGAAAGTACAACATTCCCCCGACTTCGGCTGCAACTGAATGCAAAGAACTTGCATCACTTCTCTCTCCCCTAAAATAAATATTAGGCCGTCTGTGTTGTTTGCaccacacacccccacccaccgtgtaaaataaataagaaaggTCTGGCCAAATTCAGATGTATGTCATGGTCATGTCGTGTCAATATAAACCGGTCAAATCTGACACTGCAGTTCGTCGCCTGAGCCTCGACCGTCATCTGAGCCGCTGCGTCATGCTACAGTTGCTTCAAACGGCCTAGTCTTCAGCAGCCAGCCTGCTGTCAGAGAACCCTCAGTGCACTTGACAGTCTTGATGTGAGTATTTTGTCAACATGTATGTGGCAGATGTAGCAtcctcactctgtgtgtgtgtgtgtgtgtgtgtgtgtgaatgagaaatTGCAGCCAGACTGTGAGGATGGGCAGTCAGCTGCTGCTTAAACCAGACTCTCCCCggtcctctctccttcctttctcctttgggagagatgaaaaagggggtgggggtgtggggagTGAATGTCACTGAGAGGAAATGTTAAGAAGAGTAGTACGAGGGTGTCGATTGTGAGGGATCGTGCGGTACCTGCTGGATGTGTGCGTCGGGTCTGGCTGTGGCGCAGATTTCGCAGCCTGGACGAGATGGCTTGTTGATGAAAGTGCACGAGGGACAAGCCCACTCTGTCTGCTGAGAGGAGACAAGTTTAGACAGATTTAGAAGGATTATAGGATCAAGTAAAAGCTCTCTTTAAAGAAGATGAGATATTAAACATAAACTGGTCACATACCTGTGTTTTACTGGCTTTGTTGTTGTGATCATTCAGTTGTAGATTCTCTATGTCGAGGACGTCTTTGATATCAGCTGGTCTTTCGCTTCCTCCGCCTGTGCTCCCTGAGGTTCACAAGAACAACAAGTTTGCTGAGCTACAGTGTGCCTTCTCCAGTTTGAACGCAGTATTTGCAGTGAGTCCGAAaatatttggacagtgacaaaaacagtgttGTGGTGCTGTGTGGTGCTGGCTCTGTATTCTAGGACATTGGACTTGAGTTTAAACAAAGAGTACAAGGCTAAAGTAACTGTTTACATTCATATCAGATGAACAACATGGGAAGGAAGCACTGAACAAAATCAAgttttatagatttttaaacAATGCTACAAGtctaaaaaagaagaaaatttcTATTTTCATATCTATAACAAAACTCATAAATCACTGACAAAACATGTACTGAAATACACTGTAGGAATCGTAGCACTTTTTCAATTAGAACCATTCGCATAAACCTAAATTAAATCATCCTATTTAAAATTTGGCTGCAAATCTTTTGCGGTTTATGACTGACTGAAGTCTCTGATCTGTAAGAATCACCAGACACAAAATATCTACTCTGGTGAACTTCTGCCCGGCTTCATGTCTTGCTTGTTTCTGGGAATTTTTGACTTCAGTTTGGTCTTCAGTTAGTCAATCATATGATCAGATGACCAGAGGTCGGGTGACTAATTTGGCTGGCGCAGAGCATCGCAGTGTTTGGCTTTAAAACtcctctggctgctgctgctgctgctgctttgggGTCACTGTGTATGAATATGGATGTAGGCAGCACTTTAACCTCatatctgtggttttaaatgtgACAGACTGGGGTGAGAAGAGTGAGAAACATATTACTGCTTTTAAACCTTTGCCTAAGCTGTGACAGAAACGTGATGCTTATCAAACTGACCCTGGTTGTTGTGGGGTAGCCTTGAGGGCAGGGTGCTGTAACCCCTCCAATCTTGGGAGGTGGGTCCGTTGCCTGGGGGGAGAGGCGGGGCGAGGAGGGCGCTCTCCAGGTCCTGCTGGAACAGCTGGCGGGTAATGCGGGCCTGTCGGGCAGAGATCAAGTAGAGGTATGCCGTGTCGCCGTCCTTCTGCACCCCGTAGGACGCCAACGATCTCGGCTCAGTGCACAGACACTGACCGATCACCCAGCGCTGCACGCGGGGATGGAAACCGTGCTCGTGAAACAcctggagagaaagagtggaGGGAGTCGGTGGAGCCGTTAAAGCTGctatgtgacattttttattcCGCTGTAAATTAATTGAGTTTTCTGACCTGTTGCTTGAGTGCAGCCACGGTCATGTAGGGAAACACTTTCACCGTGACGCAACAGGATGACGAAAcatcctccaccaccacagATAAACTGCAACACAGATTTGGCACCGTGAGCtgcgaacacacacaccctggaGAATCGGTtgcagtgaccttgacctttaaATCCCAACAGCCTACTTCTCACCTGATCTCTCCGTCGGCGTAGTTCTTTTCAGACAGTTGAATTGTCAGCACCGCTTTTTGTCGAGCCAGAGCGGATGCATGCTGGGAAGCGGCCTGAGTGTCGCCTGCTTCAATGGCCCTGGCGAGTTCCAAACACAGCTCCTCTAAAATCAACAAGGCAGCgaaagtgacatttttggagCATGTTTtgtgtacagaaaaaaaaagagagagacacacgTGATGATAAACAGCTCACCGGTGAGCGGCAGCGAGGCTGAGCTCCACTGTTCCATAGCTGCTGCTGCGTGGTTCTGTCTGCCATCTGATTCATACGTGTTAATATTTGCAACTGTGAGAGGGTGAGGTGAGACAACAAAATCAACCGATGTCAGTATTTATTTTAGCTGCACTTGGCTGAAGGCGCAAAGCACTTATCAGCAGCACACTTTAATCACAGGGGGAAAGTTCAAACGGTTTTCATGTCTCAGCTGTATTCaggtcacagacacacaagctagcattttcttatttatatttaaattacaGACATTATAGTGTAACTACTAATTTCTCAATAAATGCTTGTGTCCCAGTTTACAGTTGCTACCAGAATCTATCTTGATATATTTTTGAAGCAGTTTGCATCCTCTAAGTAGCAGACATAGTGCTGCTCATTTAGTCTTTTAGCTCTAGGTTTTGTTCACACGACTTTCACCTTCAAATCAGCCAGAGAACATGAAGTActtgttcttttattttgaaaactgtccacaactgtgtgttaTACATATTTAAGTTGTGCTGCATTTGGTCTCTTTATTTTATATCAGAGGAAGCTAATGTGTCTTTTCAATATGTGCTTAATATGCAGGTGTCTCTTAACTTTTCACCTGTATCTGTAGCttatttatctcataattttcaTCCAAGGCCAAAATACGCCATTTGTTGGCTCACCATATTTTCTGTGTGGCCTGAAAGAGGTGTAAGTCTGTCTGTTTTCGCCAAGGCTATTACATCCACATAATTATCAGTGCTGTAAGAATAAATGAGAGAATCTATAAATCTCTACGAGCTAAGTGCTATTTTGTTCTTGAAtaattgcagtgtgtgtgacagtgattaAATGCTAGTGACttaacatgtatttattaacCAAAAGTCACAAAGCAtgtatcattttcttttgaattgGACAAGCAACAGGTCATGACAAGAGCAGGAACAGAAAAGAGCAGTCAGACTGACCTCTATGTGCCTCTCTTAGTGACGACATCACCACGGTGGCCCACTCCTCGGCCTCTCGGTCGCAGCGGAAGTTGAAGCGAATGCAGTCGTGGGGCGGAGCAGCAAGACGCATCTCGTGGCAGCGAGGAGACTTGACCTCATAATGCACCGAGCGCAGATCAAACTCTGCAATGAActgagggtaaaaaaaaaaagacacaaacaaagaaaaaaacaaaaagcaaaatcaaaagaaagaaatggattGTATCAGCAAGtccaaaatcaatcaaaatgagaaaatattgttGTATAATATTGTCTGAGCAACAGTCAAAAATCCACAAATCCAAACATTCAATTTCAggcaaatcttcacatttgaaaagctggaaaggagcaaatatttggcatttttgcttgaaaaatgaccaaaaaaaaagttaattatcaaaatattgCAGATTAGTTTCCTGCTGTGCCACAGAATTAAAGGAAATGACTGATGGACTCATTGTTTCAGCTGTACAGCACTGTTTTTGCTTCGGTAAGGGGCAAAATTCCATTCAAGCCACTGGCAAATTAAGACAGCCTTTAAATTAGCAAATACACCCACATGACGACCTTTTCTTAATTATCAGAGCGATACACTTTGACAATGGTGACGTGAATAAGAGGAAATAATTCcctgaaatgtgacaaaaaacaagcaagatGCTTGTTCTGACAGAAGAAGACTTGTCGTAATTGAGGAGGTTTGGCAGCGCTGAGATTTTAGGCGATAATGTGGTCTCTGATTTTCACTGTGGTGATGGAGGGAAACATGAGAGTACTGAAGTCTGTTGTGGGTAGACAAAGACAGCGAGGGGGGATCTGCCTCCTGCCAGAGTGAGTACACATACTCTGATATGACTGTGTATGAAAAGTCTGCCAG
The DNA window shown above is from Lates calcarifer isolate ASB-BC8 linkage group LG4, TLL_Latcal_v3, whole genome shotgun sequence and carries:
- the LOC108883400 gene encoding ranBP-type and C3HC4-type zinc finger-containing protein 1 isoform X3; this encodes MALSSGGWAPPAPAPASSQQAAVCGGPAPTVCCSTVLMSVRVSVCHSGIRPLCLPGAGSETLRLQLSMDPSRAGEFRLALRDMSGNRSVFIAEFDLRSVHYEVKSPRCHEMRLAAPPHDCIRFNFRCDREAEEWATVVMSSLREAHRVANINTYESDGRQNHAAAAMEQWSSASLPLTEELCLELARAIEAGDTQAASQHASALARQKAVLTIQLSEKNYADGEISLSVVVEDVSSSCCVTVKVFPYMTVAALKQQVFHEHGFHPRVQRWVIGQCLCTEPRSLASYGVQKDGDTAYLYLISARQARITRQLFQQDLESALLAPPLPPGNGPTSQDWRGYSTLPSRLPHNNQGSTGGGSERPADIKDVLDIENLQLNDHNNKASKTQQTEWACPSCTFINKPSRPGCEICATARPDAHIQQEKGRDVGNGNQIAN
- the LOC108883400 gene encoding ranBP-type and C3HC4-type zinc finger-containing protein 1 isoform X8; translation: MALSSGGWAPPAPAPASSQQAAVCGGPAPTVCCSTVLMSVRVSVCHSGIRPLCLPGAGSETLRLQLSMDPSRAGEFRLALRDMSGNRSVFIAEFDLRSVHYEVKSPRCHEMRLAAPPHDCIRFNFRCDREAEEWATVVMSSLREAHRVANINTYESDGRQNHAAAAMEQWSSASLPLTEELCLELARAIEAGDTQAASQHASALARQKAVLTIQLSEKNYADGEISLSVVVEDVSSSCCVTVKVFPYMTVAALKQQVFHEHGFHPRVQRWVIGQCLCTEPRSLASYGVQKDGDTAYLYLISARQARITRQLFQQDLESALLAPPLPPGNGPTSQDWRGYSTLPSRLPHNNQGSTGGGSERPADIKDVLDIENLQLNDHNNKASKTQTEWACPSCTFINKPSRPGCEICATARPDAHIQQLI
- the LOC108883400 gene encoding ranBP-type and C3HC4-type zinc finger-containing protein 1 isoform X2; its protein translation is MALSSGGWAPPAPAPASSQQAAVCGGPAPTVCCSTVLMSVRVSVCHSGIRPLCLPGAGSETLRLQLSMDPSRAGEFRLALRDMSGNRSVFIAEFDLRSVHYEVKSPRCHEMRLAAPPHDCIRFNFRCDREAEEWATVVMSSLREAHRVANINTYESDGRQNHAAAAMEQWSSASLPLTEELCLELARAIEAGDTQAASQHASALARQKAVLTIQLSEKNYADGEISLSVVVEDVSSSCCVTVKVFPYMTVAALKQQVFHEHGFHPRVQRWVIGQCLCTEPRSLASYGVQKDGDTAYLYLISARQARITRQLFQQDLESALLAPPLPPGNGPTSQDWRGYSTLPSRLPHNNQGSTGGGSERPADIKDVLDIENLQLNDHNNKASKTQTEWACPSCTFINKPSRPGCEICATARPDAHIQQEKGRREDRGESGLSSS
- the LOC108883400 gene encoding ranBP-type and C3HC4-type zinc finger-containing protein 1 isoform X4, encoding MALSSGGWAPPAPAPASSQQAAVCGGPAPTVCCSTVLMSVRVSVCHSGIRPLCLPGAGSETLRLQLSMDPSRAGEFRLALRDMSGNRSVFIAEFDLRSVHYEVKSPRCHEMRLAAPPHDCIRFNFRCDREAEEWATVVMSSLREAHRVANINTYESDGRQNHAAAAMEQWSSASLPLTEELCLELARAIEAGDTQAASQHASALARQKAVLTIQLSEKNYADGEISLSVVVEDVSSSCCVTVKVFPYMTVAALKQQVFHEHGFHPRVQRWVIGQCLCTEPRSLASYGVQKDGDTAYLYLISARQARITRQLFQQDLESALLAPPLPPGNGPTSQDWRGYSTLPSRLPHNNQGSTGGGSERPADIKDVLDIENLQLNDHNNKASKTQTEWACPSCTFINKPSRPGCEICATARPDAHIQQEKGRDVGNGNQIAN
- the LOC108883400 gene encoding ranBP-type and C3HC4-type zinc finger-containing protein 1 isoform X1, which encodes MALSSGGWAPPAPAPASSQQAAVCGGPAPTVCCSTVLMSVRVSVCHSGIRPLCLPGAGSETLRLQLSMDPSRAGEFRLALRDMSGNRSVFIAEFDLRSVHYEVKSPRCHEMRLAAPPHDCIRFNFRCDREAEEWATVVMSSLREAHRVANINTYESDGRQNHAAAAMEQWSSASLPLTEELCLELARAIEAGDTQAASQHASALARQKAVLTIQLSEKNYADGEISLSVVVEDVSSSCCVTVKVFPYMTVAALKQQVFHEHGFHPRVQRWVIGQCLCTEPRSLASYGVQKDGDTAYLYLISARQARITRQLFQQDLESALLAPPLPPGNGPTSQDWRGYSTLPSRLPHNNQGSTGGGSERPADIKDVLDIENLQLNDHNNKASKTQQTEWACPSCTFINKPSRPGCEICATARPDAHIQQEKGRREDRGESGLSSS
- the LOC108883400 gene encoding ranBP-type and C3HC4-type zinc finger-containing protein 1 isoform X7, whose amino-acid sequence is MALSSGGWAPPAPAPASSQQAAVCGGPAPTVCCSTVLMSVRVSVCHSGIRPLCLPGAGSETLRLQLSMDPSRAGEFRLALRDMSGNRSVFIAEFDLRSVHYEVKSPRCHEMRLAAPPHDCIRFNFRCDREAEEWATVVMSSLREAHRVANINTYESDGRQNHAAAAMEQWSSASLPLTEELCLELARAIEAGDTQAASQHASALARQKAVLTIQLSEKNYADGEISLSVVVEDVSSSCCVTVKVFPYMTVAALKQQVFHEHGFHPRVQRWVIGQCLCTEPRSLASYGVQKDGDTAYLYLISARQARITRQLFQQDLESALLAPPLPPGNGPTSQDWRGYSTLPSRLPHNNQGSTGGGSERPADIKDVLDIENLQLNDHNNKASKTQQTEWACPSCTFINKPSRPGCEICATARPDAHIQQLI
- the LOC108883400 gene encoding ranBP-type and C3HC4-type zinc finger-containing protein 1 isoform X6; protein product: MALSSGGWAPPAPAPASSQQAAVCGGPAPTVCCSTVLMSVRVSVCHSGIRPLCLPGAGSETLRLQLSMDPSRAGEFRLALRDMSGNRSVFIAEFDLRSVHYEVKSPRCHEMRLAAPPHDCIRFNFRCDREAEEWATVVMSSLREAHRVANINTYESDGRQNHAAAAMEQWSSASLPLTEELCLELARAIEAGDTQAASQHASALARQKAVLTIQLSEKNYADGEISLSVVVEDVSSSCCVTVKVFPYMTVAALKQQVFHEHGFHPRVQRWVIGQCLCTEPRSLASYGVQKDGDTAYLYLISARQARITRQLFQQDLESALLAPPLPPGNGPTSQDWRGYSTLPSRLPHNNQGSTGGGSERPADIKDVLDIENLQLNDHNNKASKTQTEWACPSCTFINKPSRPGCEICATARPDAHIQQRRVG
- the LOC108883400 gene encoding ranBP-type and C3HC4-type zinc finger-containing protein 1 isoform X5 codes for the protein MALSSGGWAPPAPAPASSQQAAVCGGPAPTVCCSTVLMSVRVSVCHSGIRPLCLPGAGSETLRLQLSMDPSRAGEFRLALRDMSGNRSVFIAEFDLRSVHYEVKSPRCHEMRLAAPPHDCIRFNFRCDREAEEWATVVMSSLREAHRVANINTYESDGRQNHAAAAMEQWSSASLPLTEELCLELARAIEAGDTQAASQHASALARQKAVLTIQLSEKNYADGEISLSVVVEDVSSSCCVTVKVFPYMTVAALKQQVFHEHGFHPRVQRWVIGQCLCTEPRSLASYGVQKDGDTAYLYLISARQARITRQLFQQDLESALLAPPLPPGNGPTSQDWRGYSTLPSRLPHNNQGSTGGGSERPADIKDVLDIENLQLNDHNNKASKTQQTEWACPSCTFINKPSRPGCEICATARPDAHIQQRRVG